The Pseudomonas graminis region GGCTTCAAGAAAGGCGCAAAAATCGATTTAATGTTCTCATCGGCTCGATTGAGAGACGTAAAAAAGCCCGGGATGTCCGGGCTTTTTTATGCGGCTGATTCCACAAGGAAACGGTGGCTCAACGCGGATTCGTATCCAATGGTTCCTGGGAAGGAATGGGCACGGTTTCGACTTTGTCGACGTCGTTCTGAATCTGCTCAAGCAACGAGCCAGGCTTCGGTGGCTCTTCCTTCGGCGGCTCTGTCCCTTGGTTTTCGGGGGTGACAGTTGTATCGCTGCCCTTGCCGAGAATGGCTTCGTCGCGGCTGACACCCGGCTTGAAGTCACCTGACAGACTCGCCAATTGGTCGTTGCCATTGAAGATAAGGCTCACGCGCTCCTGCTGGCGTTCTCCACCACCAGGCTGCAGGCTGTACAGATAGTCCCAGCGTTCAGGGTGGAAAGTGTCGGTCAACAAGGGGTTGCCCATGATAAACCTTACTTGCCGACGGGTCATTCCCGGGCGTAACTGGTCTATCATGTCCTGCGTGACGACATTGCCCTGTTGGATGTCGATTTTATAAACCCCGGGGAATGAACAACCGGCGAGTGCGAGCAGTCCCACAAAGGTGAAACTGGTTAGCAAGAGCTTGGTGTTTTGCATCGGTGGGCGACTTCCACTATCTTGGCTGGGACAACGTAAACCCCGATCATACCTGCATTAAGAGAAGCTGCGAAGCA contains the following coding sequences:
- a CDS encoding outer membrane protein assembly factor BamE, producing the protein MQNTKLLLTSFTFVGLLALAGCSFPGVYKIDIQQGNVVTQDMIDQLRPGMTRRQVRFIMGNPLLTDTFHPERWDYLYSLQPGGGERQQERVSLIFNGNDQLASLSGDFKPGVSRDEAILGKGSDTTVTPENQGTEPPKEEPPKPGSLLEQIQNDVDKVETVPIPSQEPLDTNPR